A stretch of DNA from Candidatus Methylomirabilota bacterium:
CGTGGGCGCCAAGACCTACGAGGAATACAAGAAGAAGTTCGGCAAGGAGCCGACCTCCTACGCGCTCTACGCCGCGGAGGCGGGACGCGTCGCCATCGACGCGATCAAGCGGGCCGCGCCCGCGATCGAGAAGGGCAAGGACCCGACCGAGAAGCGCGAGGCCCTGCGCAAGGCGATCGCCACCACCAAGAACTTCGAGGGCATCAACGGCAAGTGGAGCTTCGACGCCAATGGTGACGTCGACTACGACACCATGTCCGGATTCAAGGTCGTGAAGGCCGACACTCCCATCGGCTGCAAGTTCCAGTTCGAGACCATCCTCGAATAGCCCGGTGGGCAGGCATGGAGGAGCCGCGGCGCCGCTCGCGCGAATAACCACCATGCGAACGGTGCCCCTGCCTACCGCGACGCGACCGAACAAGGCGATGGGGGGGCATGGGGGAGGAGCGGTGCCGCTCCCCCCCATTTAGAACAGCAGCCAACTCCCGTGCTCTGGCACGAAGTCCTGATCCAGCAGACGGTCAACGGGCTCACCCGTGGGGCCGTCTTCGCGCTCATCGCGCTGGGTTACACGATGGTCTACGGGATCATCGGCCTGATCAACTTCGCGCACGGCGACGTGTTCATGCTCGGCCTGTTCATCTCCCTCGCCTACTTCGCGCTCCTCGGCCTGACCACCACGCTGCAGGGCTGGCACCTGGTCACCGTCCTGCCCCTGGTCTTCGTCGCCACCATGCTCACCACCGGGGTGATCAACGTCACCATCGATCGCGTGGCCTACCGCCCCCTCCGCAACGCCTTCCGCCTCGCGCCCCTGATCACCGCCATCGGCGTGTCGTTCATGCTGGAGAACCTCACCCTGATCTGGCGCGGGCCCGCCCCGATCGCCTATCCCGATCTGTTCCCGTCGGTCGACATCCTGCGCGACTGGTTCGGGATCGACTCGCTGCTGTTCATCACCACCAAGGACGTCCTGGTCCTCGGCGCCACCATTCCCCTGATGGTCGGGCTTCAGTACTTCGTCACCCGCACCCGCTGGGGCAAGGCGATGCGCGCCACCGCCCAGGACAAGGAGACCGCGCTCGCGATGGGGATCGACGTCGAGAAG
This window harbors:
- a CDS encoding branched-chain amino acid ABC transporter permease — protein: MLWHEVLIQQTVNGLTRGAVFALIALGYTMVYGIIGLINFAHGDVFMLGLFISLAYFALLGLTTTLQGWHLVTVLPLVFVATMLTTGVINVTIDRVAYRPLRNAFRLAPLITAIGVSFMLENLTLIWRGPAPIAYPDLFPSVDILRDWFGIDSLLFITTKDVLVLGATIPLMVGLQYFVTRTRWGKAMRATAQDKETALAMGIDVEKTIILTFFIGGALAGAAGLIQGLYYNIGMWWMGYQAGLRAFTAAVLGGIGSMPGAALGGLLIGFLSAWSDQYISARWTNALVFAILILVLVFRPQGLLGERVPDKA